One window of Spirochaetota bacterium genomic DNA carries:
- a CDS encoding hotdog fold domain-containing protein, with protein sequence MSSSLSLYDRFARLPLGKSLFSRLVCFKAPYFGTISPRFAELRPGYGEIRMRKRRRVQNHLGTVHALAMGNLCELAAGMTLDVTLPPKMRWIPRSMNIEYLKLARADLTARCSIGTEGLDVKKDFPVIVSVTDTAGTEVVRATITMYISPRE encoded by the coding sequence ATGAGCAGCTCACTGTCCCTGTACGACCGTTTCGCGAGGCTGCCTCTCGGAAAATCACTTTTTTCACGGCTCGTATGTTTCAAGGCGCCCTACTTCGGCACGATCAGTCCGCGCTTCGCGGAGCTTCGGCCGGGGTACGGCGAGATACGAATGAGGAAACGCCGCCGCGTGCAGAACCATCTCGGCACGGTGCACGCGCTCGCCATGGGCAACCTTTGCGAACTCGCCGCCGGCATGACGCTCGATGTCACCCTTCCGCCGAAGATGCGCTGGATTCCGCGGAGCATGAACATCGAGTACCTCAAGCTCGCGCGCGCCGACCTCACCGCCCGCTGTTCGATCGGGACCGAAGGCCTTGACGTAAAGAAAGACTTCCCGGTTATCGTCAGTGTTACCGACACTGCCGGGACCGAGGTCGTTCGCGCGACGATCACCATGTATATCTCGCCGAGGGAGTGA
- the mtnA gene encoding S-methyl-5-thioribose-1-phosphate isomerase yields MYYTIKWNGDSVSMLDQRLLPMEEAYRTYPNYHDVAEAITDMVIRGAPAIGIAAGMGIALAAKKMEVSDIASFKKGMEGVFTVFGKTRPTAVNLFWAIDRMRGIIEGKNDIGEIRQILEAEAVRLLEEDVKINRLIGKNGARYLDDGDVVMTHCNAGALATGGYGTALGVIRAAVEEGKRIEVYACETRPYLQGARLTAWELLKDDIRVTLITDNMAGYFMRAGVVKKVVVGADRVAANGDTANKIGTYTHSVLAREHGIPFYVAAPLSTLDPATPDGNAIPIEERAVDEVAYFAGIQVAPEGVFIKNPAFDVTPAANITAIITEKGVIEKPAGRGIGEFF; encoded by the coding sequence ATGTATTATACGATAAAGTGGAATGGCGATTCCGTTTCGATGCTCGATCAGCGGCTGCTCCCGATGGAAGAGGCGTACCGCACCTACCCGAATTACCACGACGTCGCCGAGGCGATCACCGACATGGTTATCCGCGGGGCGCCTGCGATCGGCATCGCGGCCGGCATGGGAATAGCCCTGGCCGCGAAGAAAATGGAAGTGTCCGACATCGCGTCCTTTAAAAAGGGGATGGAGGGCGTCTTTACGGTTTTCGGGAAAACGCGACCCACCGCGGTCAATCTCTTCTGGGCCATCGACCGGATGCGCGGCATCATCGAGGGAAAAAACGATATCGGAGAGATCAGGCAAATCCTGGAGGCCGAAGCGGTCAGGCTCCTTGAAGAGGACGTGAAGATCAACAGGCTGATCGGAAAGAACGGCGCGCGCTATCTTGATGACGGCGACGTCGTGATGACGCACTGCAATGCCGGGGCGCTCGCCACCGGGGGCTATGGTACCGCGCTTGGCGTCATCCGCGCGGCGGTTGAGGAGGGCAAGCGAATTGAGGTGTACGCCTGCGAAACGCGTCCCTACCTGCAGGGAGCGCGCCTTACCGCCTGGGAGCTGTTGAAAGATGACATACGGGTGACCCTGATAACCGACAACATGGCGGGATATTTCATGCGCGCGGGCGTGGTGAAAAAGGTCGTCGTCGGCGCCGACCGCGTGGCGGCCAACGGCGATACCGCTAACAAGATCGGCACCTACACCCATTCCGTGCTGGCCCGCGAACACGGCATCCCGTTCTACGTGGCGGCGCCTCTTTCGACGCTAGACCCGGCGACTCCGGACGGAAACGCGATTCCTATTGAGGAGCGCGCGGTCGACGAGGTCGCGTATTTCGCGGGAATCCAGGTTGCGCCCGAGGGGGTGTTCATCAAGAACCCCGCGTTCGACGTAACGCCCGCGGCGAACATCACGGCGATCATCACGGAAAAGGGAGTGATCGAGAAACCCGCCGGTAGGGGAATAGGGGAGTTCTTCTGA
- a CDS encoding ABC transporter ATP-binding protein gives MKNALKTPGKTGTVKDQDHRKALPILSIDTLNVHFDLRGGRLLAVRDLSFSLGEGRTMGLVGESGCGKSVTAHSVLRLIRPPGVIASGRIEYDGRDVLALPEEDMTAIRGREIAMIFQEPMTSLNPVLTVGYQIAEPLRIHLGMSDTQARERAVDLLESVGIGDPARRYAAYPHELSGGMRQRVMIAMSLSTSPSVLIADEPTTALDVTIQAQILDLLLGLQRERRMSLLLITHDLGVVANIADDVAIMYAGEIVESGAVKRLFESPLHPYTIGLFEAIPRIGKRVRRLATIPGMVPTFSEQPRGCAFHPRCYNAADECLRAPIPLVQRKGHAVRCIRV, from the coding sequence ATGAAAAACGCCCTTAAAACCCCCGGAAAAACCGGAACCGTAAAAGATCAGGACCATCGCAAAGCGCTCCCCATCCTGAGCATAGACACGCTCAACGTCCATTTCGACCTGCGGGGAGGACGGCTCCTCGCGGTGAGGGACCTCTCCTTTTCGCTCGGGGAGGGCCGGACCATGGGACTTGTCGGCGAGTCCGGCTGCGGGAAGTCCGTCACCGCCCATTCGGTCCTGCGCCTGATACGCCCTCCGGGCGTTATCGCGTCCGGGCGCATTGAATACGATGGGCGGGATGTACTCGCGCTGCCCGAGGAGGATATGACGGCCATTCGGGGCCGGGAGATCGCCATGATCTTCCAGGAACCCATGACATCCCTTAACCCGGTGCTCACGGTGGGCTACCAGATCGCAGAACCGCTGCGCATACATCTGGGCATGTCCGATACCCAGGCGCGGGAAAGGGCCGTCGATCTGCTCGAGAGCGTCGGAATCGGCGACCCTGCCCGGCGCTATGCGGCATATCCGCACGAGCTTTCAGGCGGCATGCGCCAGCGCGTGATGATCGCGATGTCGCTCTCCACATCCCCGTCAGTCCTCATCGCCGACGAGCCCACAACGGCGCTCGACGTGACCATCCAGGCCCAGATACTCGACCTGCTGCTCGGCCTCCAGCGGGAGCGGAGGATGTCGCTCCTGCTGATCACCCACGACCTCGGCGTCGTCGCGAACATCGCCGACGACGTCGCGATCATGTACGCCGGCGAGATTGTCGAGTCCGGCGCGGTGAAGCGATTGTTCGAATCCCCCCTCCACCCTTACACGATAGGCCTGTTCGAGGCCATCCCGCGCATCGGCAAACGCGTGCGGCGCCTGGCCACCATCCCGGGCATGGTGCCGACCTTCTCAGAGCAGCCGAGAGGGTGTGCGTTCCATCCCCGCTGCTACAACGCGGCCGACGAATGTCTCCGCGCCCCCATCCCGCTCGTCCAGCGCAAAGGACATGCCGTGCGCTGCATTAGAGTCTGA
- a CDS encoding metallophosphoesterase: MDRPRTTRARYAGPRAAFRVVCLALALVFAGACARPVVEREADDITFALTGNTLPESPYGKMSPRVADAFARINNDNPVFTVHLGNIVYGGKQWMGIKESDVARQYREFVAACRALRSIVYTVKGDMDTYNDTADLYRKHLRRAPYYSFNYGNVHFIVLDTTDPIPGAISPGQRSWLEADLERYRHAPAIFVFSHHSMLPPKHEASTPVQGAAEILSLFAKYPVKAVFSGQPALAHTARSGDILCITAGSGGFNREDQFRKKNQYYMVYFIAGSVRISKRQAN; this comes from the coding sequence ATGGATCGGCCTCGCACCACACGCGCGCGATACGCCGGCCCCCGGGCGGCTTTCAGGGTCGTCTGCCTCGCGCTGGCCCTGGTATTCGCCGGCGCCTGCGCGCGTCCGGTAGTGGAACGGGAGGCCGACGATATAACCTTCGCGCTTACGGGAAACACCCTGCCCGAATCACCCTACGGAAAGATGAGTCCCCGCGTCGCTGACGCGTTCGCACGCATCAACAACGACAATCCGGTTTTCACCGTGCACCTGGGCAACATCGTATACGGCGGGAAGCAGTGGATGGGCATAAAGGAAAGCGACGTCGCCCGCCAGTATCGCGAGTTCGTCGCCGCCTGCCGCGCCTTACGCTCCATTGTCTACACCGTAAAGGGCGACATGGACACCTATAACGACACCGCCGACCTCTACCGCAAACACCTCCGGCGCGCGCCCTATTACTCGTTCAACTACGGCAACGTCCATTTTATCGTACTCGATACGACCGACCCCATACCCGGAGCCATAAGCCCCGGCCAGCGCTCCTGGCTCGAGGCCGATCTGGAGCGGTATCGCCACGCCCCGGCTATTTTCGTCTTCTCGCACCACTCAATGCTTCCGCCGAAACACGAGGCTTCCACGCCGGTGCAGGGGGCCGCGGAAATACTGTCGCTCTTCGCGAAGTATCCCGTAAAAGCGGTATTCTCCGGGCAGCCGGCACTCGCCCACACGGCGCGAAGCGGCGATATACTCTGCATAACGGCGGGAAGCGGCGGATTCAACCGCGAGGACCAGTTCCGCAAAAAGAACCAGTACTACATGGTCTATTTCATCGCGGGCAGTGTGCGGATTTCGAAACGACAGGCCAATTAA
- a CDS encoding MarR family transcriptional regulator, whose product MEDRLLYLLSRAQHRLKNHLKREFASAGVGVSPAQMGILFLLKQRDARPMNELGRMLDIDNSAITGLVDRMERQGLVRRTPNPEDRRQSPIAITRQGMDEAARAAKVARKTNEAIREGFSPEDVAVFVRILSAFFDKFR is encoded by the coding sequence ATGGAAGACCGGCTGCTCTATCTTCTCTCGCGCGCCCAGCACAGGCTGAAAAACCACCTCAAACGGGAATTCGCGTCTGCGGGCGTGGGCGTCTCACCCGCCCAGATGGGCATACTCTTTCTGCTGAAGCAGCGCGACGCGCGGCCGATGAACGAGCTGGGCCGCATGCTTGACATCGACAATTCCGCAATAACCGGACTGGTCGACCGCATGGAGCGCCAGGGTCTCGTGCGGCGCACGCCGAATCCGGAAGACCGGCGCCAGTCGCCGATCGCCATAACCAGACAGGGAATGGACGAGGCCGCCAGGGCGGCGAAAGTCGCAAGGAAGACCAACGAGGCGATCAGGGAGGGCTTCAGCCCGGAGGATGTAGCGGTATTCGTGCGAATACTCTCCGCCTTCTTCGACAAATTCAGATAG
- a CDS encoding YifB family Mg chelatase-like AAA ATPase: protein MLSSAVSVAVQGIDAVIVEVEVDIVKGLPGFTIVGLPDSTIKEARERIRSAVENSGFEFPPRNFVVNLAPAGFRKQGANFDLPIAMAILATTGQADCDHSSIPMVGELSLDGRIKPVRGAIAMAIGLYRAGYRRVIVPFDNRQEAAAIEGIEVYPARTIIEAMEICRGGLAPFTANDEHPPPRRHRYDFGDVRGQETAKRALEIAAAGHHNVLLYGPPGAGKTMLAKRLPSLLPEITRDQAIVTTMIHSVGGALSPGTGLILSPPFRSPHHTASDVALVGGGRLPSVGEVSLAHNGVLFLDEFAEFPGNVLQALRQPLEDCEITVSRASGSATYPADFMLVAASNPCQCGYLFDPEISCKCSPLRVEGYFKKIAGPILDRIDIEVLVPRVPCRDLLDDGRGEPSAAIRERVDRAREIQRGRFAGGRTVYNSRMTNDEIKEHCAIDAQSERIFESAVKTMNLSARSFFRVLKVARTIADLSASLSVTKSHLLEALSYKNLQRHYDV, encoded by the coding sequence ATGCTTTCCAGTGCTGTTTCGGTCGCGGTGCAGGGTATCGACGCGGTGATCGTCGAGGTCGAGGTCGATATCGTAAAGGGCCTGCCCGGCTTCACCATCGTGGGCCTGCCGGATTCAACTATAAAAGAGGCGCGCGAGCGCATCCGTTCGGCCGTCGAGAATTCAGGTTTTGAGTTCCCGCCGAGGAACTTCGTGGTGAACCTGGCGCCGGCCGGTTTTCGAAAGCAGGGCGCCAATTTCGACCTTCCCATCGCCATGGCCATTCTCGCGACGACCGGCCAGGCCGACTGCGATCACTCCTCCATCCCCATGGTGGGCGAGCTTTCTCTTGACGGAAGGATCAAGCCCGTGCGAGGGGCGATCGCCATGGCGATCGGGCTCTACCGGGCGGGATACCGGCGCGTCATCGTCCCCTTCGACAATCGCCAAGAGGCCGCGGCGATCGAGGGCATTGAGGTTTACCCGGCGCGGACCATCATCGAGGCCATGGAAATATGCAGGGGCGGCCTCGCGCCCTTTACGGCGAACGACGAGCACCCCCCCCCGCGTCGCCATCGCTACGATTTCGGCGACGTTCGCGGGCAGGAAACCGCCAAGCGTGCGCTCGAAATTGCCGCCGCGGGGCATCATAATGTTTTGTTATACGGGCCGCCCGGCGCGGGCAAGACCATGCTGGCGAAGCGCCTGCCTTCGCTTCTTCCGGAGATAACGCGCGACCAGGCGATCGTCACCACGATGATCCATTCGGTGGGAGGGGCGCTTTCGCCGGGCACGGGGCTCATCCTCTCGCCGCCATTTCGCTCGCCGCACCACACGGCCTCCGATGTCGCGCTGGTGGGAGGGGGGCGCCTGCCTTCGGTGGGTGAGGTCTCGCTGGCGCACAACGGGGTCCTGTTCCTCGACGAGTTCGCCGAGTTCCCCGGCAACGTGCTGCAGGCGCTCCGGCAGCCACTCGAGGATTGCGAGATCACCGTTTCGCGCGCTTCGGGGAGCGCCACCTATCCGGCCGACTTCATGCTGGTCGCCGCGAGCAATCCCTGCCAGTGCGGGTACCTCTTCGATCCGGAGATCTCGTGTAAATGCTCTCCGCTGCGGGTGGAGGGCTATTTCAAGAAGATCGCGGGCCCCATCCTGGACCGCATCGACATCGAGGTGCTGGTTCCCCGGGTCCCCTGCCGCGACCTGCTCGATGACGGACGAGGCGAGCCTTCGGCCGCCATCCGCGAGCGCGTCGACCGCGCGCGGGAGATTCAGCGCGGCCGCTTCGCCGGCGGGCGGACCGTCTACAATTCGCGCATGACCAATGATGAAATAAAGGAACACTGCGCCATCGACGCCCAAAGCGAAAGGATTTTCGAATCGGCGGTAAAGACTATGAACCTCTCGGCGCGCTCGTTCTTCAGGGTGCTCAAGGTCGCGCGCACCATCGCGGACCTCTCCGCGAGCCTTTCCGTAACTAAAAGCCATCTTCTCGAAGCGCTATCGTACAAGAACCTTCAGCGGCACTACGACGTATAG
- a CDS encoding KamA family radical SAM protein: MQDTPSLLETEISGEAGEPPSAFVAHSEGKEEEQCDVEEPPSLSALSLINDSGSLVPEPARPVIQYTRFISSPKTRSFRKKHFPNATAAEWNDWKWQLRNRIRDASALSDILKLSEDERHALNSRNGAMPLSITPYYSSLLEHDNPAQPLRRSIVPVTAELFKSRGESEDPLGEESDSPVHGIVHRYPDRALFLVTDFCSTYCRYCTRSRMVGRSDGKSCSKRQWEKSLAYIEAMPQIRDVLLSGGDPLTLPDDDLEWLLIRLRRIPHVEIVRIGTKVPMVLPQRITANLTRMLKRYHPLWMNIHCTHPDELSIEAVEALARLSEAGIPLGSQTVLLAGINDSIEILRALYHGLLRARVRPYYLYQCDPIVGSSHFRTTVEKGIDMIRGLRGHTTGFAVPTYVIDTPGGGGKIPLLPEYLAGRQGDDILLRNYENILFRYPDTAETGVCSMENR, from the coding sequence ATGCAGGATACGCCCTCACTTTTAGAGACTGAAATCTCCGGAGAAGCGGGAGAACCTCCAAGCGCGTTTGTCGCGCACTCCGAGGGAAAGGAGGAAGAACAGTGTGACGTGGAGGAGCCTCCCTCCCTATCCGCACTTTCACTCATAAACGACTCCGGAAGCCTTGTTCCGGAACCCGCCAGGCCGGTAATCCAATACACCAGGTTCATATCCAGTCCCAAAACCCGAAGCTTCCGAAAGAAACACTTTCCAAACGCCACGGCCGCGGAGTGGAACGACTGGAAATGGCAGCTTCGCAACCGAATTCGGGACGCTTCCGCGCTGTCGGACATCCTGAAGCTGTCTGAAGACGAGCGCCATGCCCTCAATTCGCGCAACGGGGCCATGCCGCTGTCAATCACTCCCTATTACTCAAGCCTTCTCGAACATGATAACCCGGCGCAGCCCCTGCGAAGGTCGATCGTACCCGTTACGGCGGAGCTTTTCAAGTCCCGCGGCGAGTCCGAAGACCCGCTCGGCGAGGAATCGGACAGCCCCGTACACGGCATCGTACACCGTTATCCGGACCGTGCGCTCTTTCTGGTAACCGATTTCTGTTCCACCTACTGCCGCTATTGCACCCGTTCGCGCATGGTGGGCCGTTCTGACGGCAAATCGTGCTCAAAAAGACAGTGGGAAAAATCCCTGGCGTATATCGAGGCGATGCCGCAGATCCGAGATGTGCTCCTTTCCGGAGGCGATCCCCTCACCCTGCCCGACGACGATCTCGAATGGCTCCTCATCCGCCTTCGCCGCATTCCGCACGTGGAGATTGTTCGGATAGGGACCAAGGTACCCATGGTCCTGCCCCAGCGCATCACCGCCAACCTGACAAGAATGCTCAAGCGCTATCATCCGCTGTGGATGAACATACACTGCACGCACCCCGACGAGCTAAGCATCGAGGCTGTGGAGGCCCTGGCGCGGCTCTCCGAAGCGGGAATCCCGCTCGGAAGCCAGACTGTACTGCTGGCCGGGATCAACGACAGCATAGAGATCCTGCGCGCGCTGTACCACGGTCTGCTGCGCGCCCGCGTCCGCCCCTATTACCTTTACCAGTGCGACCCCATTGTCGGCTCATCACACTTTCGCACCACCGTCGAGAAGGGAATAGACATGATTCGGGGCCTGCGAGGCCATACCACGGGGTTCGCCGTTCCCACGTACGTGATCGACACGCCCGGCGGCGGCGGCAAGATACCGCTTTTACCGGAATACCTGGCCGGACGCCAGGGTGATGATATACTGCTTCGCAACTACGAGAATATTCTTTTCCGGTATCCCGATACCGCCGAAACGGGGGTATGCAGCATGGAGAACCGCTAA
- a CDS encoding response regulator: METGVPRSVVIIDDDEVIRYTLQKKLSRMGYNVISLERAEDMIYLLKNEDREVDLIITDVKLKKMDGIELLRHINALENPIPVLVITGQGNIEDAIRALRYGACDFIRKPFDINEVASAVRGILRRKQEQKLVGSSAKYLLREKSCYRIPIDATLCNVISYILTKNLAPAGMCNHTTAENLALALREALSNAMFHGNLEIPSRLREEAGVKGFNEEVERRKGDPALGARTVLVDYDLTPEYVEYGIEDEGPGFNYRDLPDPRDPENFFKDSGRGLLIIRIHMDEVEWNAKGNRIRMRKYRIARNNGA, translated from the coding sequence ATGGAAACCGGCGTCCCGCGATCGGTTGTCATCATCGACGACGACGAGGTGATCCGCTACACCCTTCAGAAAAAGCTCTCGAGAATGGGATATAACGTCATCTCGCTCGAGCGCGCGGAAGACATGATCTACCTCTTGAAAAACGAGGATAGAGAGGTGGATCTCATCATAACCGACGTCAAGCTCAAGAAGATGGACGGTATCGAGCTGTTGCGCCACATCAACGCGCTCGAGAACCCAATCCCCGTGCTCGTCATCACCGGCCAGGGCAATATCGAGGACGCCATAAGGGCCCTGCGCTACGGTGCCTGCGATTTCATCCGCAAACCCTTCGACATCAACGAGGTGGCGTCCGCCGTGCGCGGAATATTGCGGCGCAAGCAGGAACAGAAGCTTGTCGGCAGCTCGGCAAAATACCTTCTTCGGGAAAAGAGCTGTTACAGAATACCCATCGACGCCACGCTGTGCAATGTCATATCTTATATCCTGACCAAAAACCTGGCGCCTGCAGGCATGTGCAACCATACCACCGCCGAGAACCTCGCGCTGGCGCTCCGCGAGGCGCTGTCGAACGCCATGTTCCATGGCAATCTCGAAATCCCCTCGCGCCTCAGGGAAGAGGCGGGCGTCAAGGGGTTCAACGAGGAGGTCGAGCGCAGGAAGGGCGATCCCGCCCTTGGCGCCCGGACGGTTCTGGTGGACTACGATCTTACCCCGGAATACGTTGAATACGGAATCGAGGACGAGGGCCCGGGATTCAACTACCGCGACCTTCCCGACCCGCGCGACCCGGAGAATTTCTTCAAGGACAGCGGAAGAGGGCTGCTCATCATCCGGATACATATGGACGAGGTTGAATGGAACGCGAAGGGAAACCGTATCCGGATGAGAAAGTACAGGATCGCGCGAAACAACGGAGCTTGA
- a CDS encoding metallophosphoesterase, whose amino-acid sequence MKILKSLLAAVIILLALPLYAGEKLLTIIHTNDLHSHLMGFPPELDYTADKTGDDATLGGWARMATVIKRERAGRTNPSLVLDAGDFTMGSLFHMLAREEAIELSLMKRIGYDMVTLGNHEFDLMPGGLARILAAGVRKGMPEIVFSSAKFSAESAKDDTLEAAFKKGLVKPYSVRIVNGIKIGFFGIMGEVAIGDAPFASPVKFTPPLEAAREMVKVLREKEKVDMVICLSHSGLYLGSKSEDEVLAREVKGIDIIVSGHTHTLLEKPLVVNNTIIVQAWEHGTRVGVLDVAWNDGKAAIKNYKMITVDDSIPADRDIQRRIDSYIGDIDRRVLKEYGLSYWKIIARTGFDMPIIEDESPLGNLIADSIRWYVNKYDYDPADPVTKVVASIEANGVIRDSLFKGKTGNLAVADIFRTIPLGIGMDDTMAYPLVSCYLYGSELKKAMEILTSVYPLKGSAYFLQISGIRFSYNPRRAIFDRVTEIWIGSEEDGYVPLDYSSSNKTLYRIAANIYDTTFLKVIGGFTFNILTIIPKDRQGNPISDLVAHRVDADKRKPGIQELKEWVGLMEFIKRFPDLNSDGLADVPEKYRGALGRIVKAPSLNPFNLLSRGTAVTWVIFGIFVLILSLTAFTTRFFIKKFRK is encoded by the coding sequence ATGAAAATACTAAAGTCACTTCTGGCGGCCGTAATCATCCTTCTCGCCCTGCCGCTGTACGCCGGGGAGAAGCTTTTAACGATCATCCATACCAACGATCTGCATTCGCACCTCATGGGCTTTCCGCCCGAACTCGATTATACGGCCGATAAAACCGGCGACGACGCCACGCTGGGCGGCTGGGCCCGCATGGCGACCGTCATCAAGCGCGAGCGCGCCGGTCGGACCAACCCCTCGCTGGTGCTGGATGCCGGCGACTTCACCATGGGTTCCCTGTTCCACATGCTGGCCCGCGAGGAGGCGATCGAGCTTTCCCTCATGAAACGCATTGGATACGACATGGTCACGCTCGGCAACCACGAGTTCGACCTCATGCCGGGGGGGCTCGCCCGGATTCTCGCCGCGGGCGTGCGTAAAGGTATGCCCGAGATCGTATTTTCGTCGGCGAAATTCAGCGCCGAGAGCGCAAAAGACGACACGCTCGAGGCGGCGTTCAAAAAGGGACTGGTCAAACCCTACAGCGTCAGGATCGTCAATGGCATTAAGATAGGCTTTTTCGGAATCATGGGCGAAGTGGCGATCGGTGACGCGCCGTTCGCATCGCCGGTTAAGTTTACCCCGCCGCTCGAGGCCGCTCGGGAGATGGTAAAGGTGCTCCGTGAGAAGGAAAAGGTCGACATGGTGATCTGCCTCTCGCACAGCGGGCTGTATCTGGGCAGCAAGTCCGAGGACGAGGTGCTCGCCAGGGAGGTAAAGGGCATCGATATTATCGTGAGCGGCCATACCCATACCCTGTTAGAAAAGCCCCTGGTGGTGAATAATACCATCATCGTACAGGCCTGGGAGCACGGCACGCGGGTGGGCGTACTCGATGTGGCCTGGAACGACGGCAAAGCCGCCATCAAGAACTATAAGATGATAACGGTCGACGACTCAATCCCCGCCGATCGGGACATCCAGCGAAGGATCGATTCGTATATTGGCGACATAGACCGCAGGGTCCTGAAAGAATACGGCCTTTCCTACTGGAAGATAATCGCCCGCACCGGCTTCGACATGCCGATCATCGAGGATGAATCGCCGCTGGGAAACCTCATCGCCGACTCCATCCGCTGGTACGTGAACAAATACGATTACGATCCCGCCGATCCGGTTACGAAGGTGGTGGCCTCCATCGAGGCGAACGGCGTCATCCGCGACAGCCTGTTCAAGGGCAAGACCGGGAATCTCGCCGTGGCAGACATCTTCCGGACCATTCCGCTCGGCATCGGAATGGACGACACCATGGCGTATCCGCTTGTTTCGTGCTACCTCTACGGATCCGAGTTAAAGAAGGCCATGGAGATACTCACAAGCGTTTATCCTCTCAAGGGGAGCGCCTATTTTCTCCAGATATCGGGCATACGTTTCAGCTATAATCCCCGACGCGCCATATTCGACCGCGTAACCGAGATCTGGATCGGCTCCGAGGAGGATGGATACGTGCCCCTGGACTATTCGTCGTCGAACAAGACCCTGTACCGCATCGCGGCGAACATCTACGATACGACCTTCCTCAAGGTGATCGGAGGGTTTACGTTCAATATTCTCACCATTATCCCCAAGGACCGCCAGGGAAATCCCATCAGCGACCTCGTCGCCCACCGTGTCGACGCGGATAAGCGCAAACCCGGCATACAGGAGCTCAAGGAGTGGGTCGGCTTGATGGAGTTCATTAAAAGATTTCCCGACCTCAACAGCGACGGGCTGGCGGACGTTCCCGAAAAATACCGGGGCGCCCTGGGACGGATCGTAAAAGCGCCCAGCCTCAATCCGTTCAATCTGCTGTCGAGGGGGACGGCCGTTACCTGGGTGATATTCGGGATTTTCGTGCTGATTCTGTCATTGACCGCCTTTACCACGAGGTTTTTTATTAAAAAATTTAGGAAATAG
- a CDS encoding bifunctional 3,4-dihydroxy-2-butanone-4-phosphate synthase/GTP cyclohydrolase II yields the protein MNTCTISEAIEEIRSGRMIILVDNEDRENEGDLVVAAELCTPEIINFMATYGRGLVCVSMTLERLEALGISLMVPENSDKFCTAFTVSVDAKEGTTTGISAFDRARTISVLMDEMSGPDDLNRPGHIFPLAAKKGGVLVRAGHSEGSLDLARLAGLKSAAVICEILNDDGSMARRPDLDIFAEKHALKIATIADLIKYRQHKERLVRRVSEAQLPTDFGDFKIFAYETDVDSATHVAMVKGDVTGRENVLIRVHSECLTGDVFGSLRCDCGSQLHRALEMVNAEGVGVVLYMRQEGRGIGLGNKLKAYHLQEQGLDTVEANIKLGFPADLRDYGIGAQILVDLGLHTIRLITNNPKKVIGLEGYGLEIVGRVPLEIPPVKENLSYLRTKKEKMGHILSGKYDKEIES from the coding sequence ATGAATACCTGCACAATCAGTGAAGCCATCGAAGAAATCCGCAGCGGACGGATGATCATCCTGGTCGACAACGAGGACCGCGAAAACGAGGGCGACCTTGTGGTGGCGGCCGAGTTATGTACGCCCGAAATCATCAACTTCATGGCGACCTACGGCAGGGGGCTCGTCTGTGTGTCTATGACGCTGGAGCGGCTGGAGGCGCTGGGCATTTCGCTCATGGTGCCCGAGAACTCCGACAAGTTTTGCACGGCGTTCACCGTGTCGGTCGACGCGAAAGAAGGGACCACGACCGGCATTTCGGCCTTCGACCGGGCGCGCACCATAAGCGTACTCATGGACGAAATGTCCGGGCCCGACGATCTGAACCGGCCCGGCCATATCTTTCCACTGGCGGCCAAGAAAGGCGGGGTGCTCGTCCGGGCCGGCCATTCCGAGGGATCGCTCGATCTGGCCCGTCTGGCAGGGCTCAAGTCCGCCGCGGTTATCTGCGAAATCCTGAACGACGACGGAAGCATGGCGCGCCGCCCCGACCTCGATATATTCGCCGAAAAACACGCACTCAAGATAGCCACCATTGCCGACCTCATCAAGTACAGGCAGCACAAGGAGCGCCTGGTCAGGCGCGTTTCGGAGGCGCAGCTTCCCACCGATTTCGGCGACTTTAAAATCTTCGCTTACGAAACTGACGTAGACAGCGCCACGCATGTGGCCATGGTAAAGGGCGACGTGACCGGACGCGAGAACGTGCTGATACGCGTGCATTCCGAGTGCCTTACCGGCGACGTCTTCGGCTCGCTCCGGTGCGACTGCGGGTCTCAGCTCCACCGCGCGCTCGAGATGGTGAATGCCGAGGGCGTGGGCGTGGTGCTCTACATGCGCCAGGAGGGCCGCGGTATAGGCCTGGGGAACAAGCTCAAGGCGTACCACCTGCAGGAGCAGGGGCTCGATACCGTCGAGGCGAACATCAAACTGGGCTTCCCCGCCGACCTCCGGGATTACGGCATAGGCGCGCAGATTCTGGTTGACCTGGGTCTGCACACCATCCGCCTCATCACCAATAATCCGAAAAAGGTCATCGGCCTCGAGGGATACGGGCTCGAGATAGTCGGGCGCGTCCCGCTCGAAATACCGCCGGTCAAAGAGAACCTCAGTTATCTGAGAACCAAAAAAGAGAAGATGGGGCACATCCTCTCCGGCAAGTACGACAAGGAAATCGAATCCTGA